The following DNA comes from Leptospiraceae bacterium.
CCTCCTGCCACTCTTGTTGCAGAGGAACAGTTCATGAGTCCAAAAGAAATCAAAACAAAAATAGAAAGTATCCACTTCATCCACATGAAAATAAAAAAAGCACTTTGACTTTTTTTGTCAAGATAGAATTTTAGAATTACTTTGGGTATAAATAACTCAGGAAAGCTAAAAATTCTGGAGTGCTTCGTCAAGGGTGTTATAAAGCCTGAAGCCTTCTGGCAACGTCATCATGGAAAATACACGTTTGACAAAATTATGAAGACCTCCCACTACTAATTTCCCTTGATTTTCTTTACATTTGAAGAACATAGAAAAAATAATGGCAATCCCTGTGGAGTTAATATATTGCAACTCTGACAAATCTAAAATTATGTTATATTTATTATCAATAAAAAACTCAGAAAACTTTTTGTTTAATTCAAAACCATTGTTATTAGTGATTTTGCCTTCAAACTTCATGATTTTGATATGAGATGTCCCTTTTTCAATTTCATGTGTTTTAATGATGAGTTCCTTTAGTGAGATTTGTGTCTGCATAAGAACTAATCGTAATCTACGATAAGTAGTTCATCCATATCACTAAATACAATACCTGATAAATATGAAATTGTGAAGGTTTCCACCCTACCCCGATGGTTTGAAACTTCCCCTTCTTTTTGTAAATATTCTTTTCGATGATCTTGTTTTCGTTTCAGCGAAACTCGGATGAAATCACAATTATAGTGTTTCTCATAAATGGATTGGCGACTTTCCATGATAGGAACGTCTTTATCAAGATAAGACTTTAATTTTCCATCAGAAACGATTAAATAATAGAACTTATATTGATTTTTTAGAAATTCAAGATAATAGGGATCAATTTCAAAGGTGACCAAATCAGGATATTTAGGGAATTCAACAAAAAGATCTCCGTGTCTCTTATAAATATCTTTGGGATCAGTATAGTGGATTGCAATTCTAAATTTGGGTCTTACTAACAGCATAAATAATTCTCCCCCTTAAGTTTACATAAAGTAAAATCTTATACCACGTAATGAGTTTTGATTGTTTTTACAATATTTTTTTCAAAATAAACGAAGGGTAGTGGTTTTGGCAAGGATGATATCTTTTTTTTGGTCAATAATTTCAACAGCTCTTTTGATGGCGCTTTCTTTAGAAACGTGAGTCAATATCACCACATTGACGGGTTCTTCTCCTTCTTCTTGATGCATCGATGCAATGGAAATTTGAAAATCCGCAAGCACCCTGGATATAGCCGCTAAAACACCTGGACGATCCACCGTTTGAAACCTCAAGTAAAACCGATACTCTGCATCATTAATAAGCTCATAATTCTGAAAAGAATGAAACCATTTTGTTTGAGATCCCGAAGCTATTGAAATAATATCTGCCAAAACTGCTGAAGCTGTGGGATATCCTCCTGCTCCTTTTCCTACAATGAAAGTGGAACCCGAATATTCTTCATTTACAATCAAAGCATTCAATTCATTTTTGACATCTGTTAGAAGATGCCCCTTAGGTATCAAAACAGGATGAACTCTAAGCAAGAGCTTTTCTCCAAGCAACTTTGCTAAAGCAATCAAACGAATTTTCATTTTGAGTTTTTCTGCTATTTGATGATCCACCAAATGAATGTTTTCAATACCTTCAATCTGAACGTTTTTTTCTTCAAGCCACGCACTAAATCCTAAGGAACTAATGATGGCTAGCTTTTGTCCTGCATCTTTACCAGAAACATCAAACGACGGATCAGCTTCTGCAAAACCCAATTCTTGAGCTAACTTCAATGCCTTTTCGTAATCCCAACCTTCTTCCATCTTTGTTAAAATGAAATTGCAGGTTCCATTCAAGATTCCGTATAAAGAAGTTATTTTTCCAAAGGACCAAATCCGACGGAGGTTTTTGATGATGGGAAGAGCCGCTCCTACAGATGCCTCAAAACCTAAACTCACGGGAATGTTTTGTTGTTGTAAGTTATGAAGTATTTCGAAGATTGTTCTCCCTTGATTTGCGAGGAGAGCCTTATTTGCTGTTACTACTGACTTGTGGCGTTGTAGTGCTTCGATAACAAGTTCTCCGGCGGGGCTAATCCCTCCTATCAGTTCTACGATAATTTGAATTTCTGGATCACCAACAACTTCCCATAAGTTTTTTGTGCAATTATAGTTTCGAAGGAATTCTTTTTTTTCATAACTTCGATCCCCTACTTTATGGATTTTTAGTTCAAAGCCATGATTTCGAAGGATTCGTTCTTTTTCTTTTTCGATGATTCGAATAAGGGAACTTCCCACAGTTCCTGCACCCAGAAGACCAATTTTGATCACCTTCCCACTTTCCATTGAAGGTAAGAATTTTCCCATGCAAGGGTACGTCTACAAAATAAATGAAAATGACATACAATCATCATTTACAATTTATTTACGAAAATAAAATAGATATAAAAAGGATGTTTATGGAACACTCAATAGAAGAACTATTAAAGGTTTTAGAACTCGATACTTTCCCAACCAAAGAAGAACTGAAAAAACATTTCAAATTTTTACTAAAAAAGTATCATCCTGATATTTATGTTTCAGAAGACTCCCATGACAAAACCATCAGTATCATTAACGCTTATCATCATTTTCTGATGAATTATCAGTATTTTTTAGAAACCTACGAAAGAACTTCTCAAAATCAAATCAACTCGCAAAAAGAGGTCCAGCTACCCGCCATTCAGATTTACACATATAAAGACATTCTTCTTGGACTTCCTTTGAAGGGATTGAGAGTTTTCATCCACAAAAATCAAGCTAAAATCCATTTTCATTTCCAAAAATACTTTATCGAATATCATCAAAAATTCTATAAAATCATTGATCATTTCTCATTGGATTTAATTCAAAAAGACTCTTTATATTGTTTTGCTCTTTATGATGAACCTGAGAATTTTTCTTTTGGAATTCGAGAAAAAATCAAATACCAAGAAACACTTTATCTATCCAAAGTTGCAATCGAATGGAACGGGAGCTACGGCATCATCAATCACAATCAAAGAAAAATCTACATACCAAACGTTTTCAAAAACATTTTTTTCAACAAAGATGAGGTGTCCTCATACTGATCGAGAACTAATACAATGGGAAGACTCACCTCAATTTCTGTTTGAACCCAAATTCAAGATTCTCTACAATACTCGCTGGATGCCCTCAAGCTATAATGAAAATTACTTCTTCGAAGAATACCAACAACAATATGGAAAAACTTATCTCGAAGATGAACCTCATATTCGTAAGCTTTCTCAACAAAGGCTTAAGCTTTTAAAACCCCACCTTACTTTTCATTCATCACTCTTAGAATTGGGCTGTGCTTTTGGATTTTTTTTGGACGAAGCTAAACCATATTTTTCCACCATCAAGGGAGTAGAAATTTCTTCTTTTGCATCTAACTATGCTAAACAACGTTTTGGTTTTGATATAGAACAAAAGGATTTATTGGTTTTTTTAGAAGAAAACGATACTACTTTTGATGTGATTGCGAGTTTTTACGTGATTGAGCATTTTTCTCAACAAAGGCGCTTATGGGAGCTGATTTCCAAAACCCTCTCAGAAGGTGGATTGTGGATAAGCGCTATTCCTTCTATAAACGGTCCTTTGTTCGTATTCCATCGTGATTTTTGGAAGAAAAACCACCCAATTGATCATTTTGTGGATTATCACCCCCTTTCTATAAAAAGGCTTTTGGAATTTTATGGACTTCGTTTAATTTCCTTAAAACCCGCCAGCTACCACCAAGAACGCACAAAAGGAGTTTTAAAAAAAATGCCTTTTTTTCTTTATAAACTTTACTGTGATGTATTTGTCTTCTCAGACACAATGATTTTTATCGCAGAAAAACCCAAAAAAAATTCTCATTCAAAATCATAAGACTGAATGGAATTTATTCATTTTGAGGCTCTTTTAAAAATATATAGTGATGGTTAATTTTAAAATTAAAACCGTTGTTGATTATATGATTGCATATCACATCACAACATCACGTTAGCTATTTATGTGTTTCATATTTATGAATATTTATGAATACAATTTATATCTTTAAAGGAATTGACACTCTTTATTAAAGCTTTTTTTTCTACTATCATTATGATAATTCCTCCCAAACCTCCTAATGAAGAAGAAAGATTGAAGGAATTATATCGATTAGATGTTTTGGACTCAGGGGACGATAAGGTTTTGGATGAGATTGCGAAATTGGCAAAAGCAATCTTAGGTGCCCCTATCGGACTTATTACTTTGATTGATGCTGAACGTCAAGTTTTGAAGTCTCGAGTAGGCTTGAAGGAAACTGTGGGAGAAGACATTAAACAAACCCCTCGTGAGATTGCTTTTTGTGCTCATGCCATTTTGAGCCCGGATGACGTGATGATTGTCACAGATGCGACGTTGGATGAACGTTTTTACGATAATCCAGCTGTGATAAACTCTCCCAATGTGCGTTTTTATATTGGAGCTCCTTTAGTTACAAGCCGAGGTTATCCTTTAGGAACTCTCTGCACAATTGATCAAAAACCAAGAGAGGTAACTCCAGAACAAGTAGAAGCTCTAAGGATACTTGCCAAACAAGTTGTAGCACAAATGGAACTAAAAGCTACTGTAAGGAAACTCGGTAAGATTTTCGACATCATATCGAAGTTTGTACCTCGTGCTGCTTTGGAACACGCCTACAGTGTAATTAACGAAGAAAATACAAATTATTATCTCAATGAAAATAAGTATTACTTAATGATGATTGATATATCTGGTTTCACTAGCTTTTGTGAAAGAGAAGCACCTCACGTTGTAGTATTAACCATTAATAAACTTTTTAGTGCCATTACTGATATCATCTACAAATACAAAGGAGATATTGATAAATTTATTGGCGATGCAATCTTAGCATTCTTCAAAACTCCCGAAGAACTCATAAAAGCAGCGTTAGAGATTCAAGGAGCCATCAACGATCCTTATATCAACTTAAAGAACCTAAAAGTCAAGACAGGACTCCACACTGGAAACATTCTACACACAAGCGTAGGAGGAACTCAACGTCAAGAATACACCCTCATTGGAGATCCAGTCAATACTACCCAAAGAATCCAGTCTTTTTGTCCACCAGGAAGTATTGCTTTATCTCAGGATTTTTATAATGAAATCCAAAATAATGGGTTATATAGTTTATTAGCAAATCGACAAATGAAACGATATAGGATAAAGGTTAAAGGAAAAGAACAACCTCTCACTTTATACATCATTGAATAAGAATTCTTACTTTGTATTCAAAAGAAAAACCCTTTTTTAAAATCAGCACATTCGAAAAAATTTCAGTTATTTCGAAGCTGAATATATTAAGAACCGACTGCAAAAAGTAAATACAAAAGATAAGTGAAAAAACGATATTGTAGAACAAAAAAAGTCAAGCTGAAAGCCCTTAATCAAGTTTTGTTAGAAGATCCTAATATAATGACTTTTGTTCAAAGAGTTTATATTAACGAGGAAGCTATGATGATTTAATTAAAGACTTAAATAAGCTATATTACTTCATAGCTAAAACAGGAATTTATATGATGTTAACAAAAATTTTAAAGTTTTTTTTGAGAAGCTTTCTCTTGATTTTATAGTTTTGAACGTGGTTGTATATACACACTCTTGAGACTCGTTTTGACTATGTTATCTTTCCTATTATGAAAAAAATTATCTGAACCTAATCAAATCTAAACAAAAAATGAAATTATAAACTTATTTAGAAAATATCTCAAAAGTATGTTTAAAAAGAATAAAAGTAATTTTAACATTTCCATATTTTATACTTTAAAAGTAGTTGATTTCATTGGAGAAAAATAATATTATCATAGAAGGAGGAAAGTTGAATGACTTCTGGCTCTCCTATTGAAGATGAAAAAATATTAGAAGACTTCAAAAACATGCTTAAACAAGAAGTTTTAGTCACTATCGAGGAAAAAATAAAAGAAGAATTTGATAAAAGACTAAAAACAAAAAGAAAAAGCTCAAAAGTAATGAAAATTTTAATCAAAAATCTCATACGAATAGAAGAAGAACTCAAAGCTCAAAGAGAAATCCAAGACAAAAGGTTTGAAGCTATTAACGCTAGATTCGAAGCTATAGACGATAGATTTGTGTCTATGAATTCTCGCTTCGAAAGCCTTCAAAGAGAAATGAATGCTCGTTTCGAAGCCATGAATACAAGATTTGAAACTCTACAAAATAGAAATGAACTCTCGCTTTGAAGCCATACAAAAAGAAATGAATGCGAGATTCGAAACCATACAAAAAGAAATGAATGCCCGCTTCGAAGCTATCAACGCTCGATTCGAAGACATAAACTCCCGATTCGAAACTATGGAAAAAAGATTCAACTTCCTACAATGGCTCATCGCCACTGGCTTCACCTTCATCGGAATCCTCATCACTTTATTAAACTTATTTGCTAAGTGAGAACCTCCGAAGTTAACAATCCCAAAAGATACATCATAAATAATGAGAATAAAAAAATTCAATGTTTTATACTACGTTTGTTCAAATTCTTAATAGAACATTTGGTATTATGCATGTAGTTTAGCTATAACAATTTTAAAAATTCTCTGAAGTGAAAAAAATGCGCTGGCAATTAATTATTTTAGAAATTTATTTGCGGTTTTGAAATAGAATTTCACCAGTTCTTGAGTTATATAGAAAGTGCTTTAAAATAATACATGTTTTGAAGCAATAAGAAAACATATTTTTGGACAGAACTATGAAAGAGAATTATAAATTATACCTAGGAGATAGTTATGAGTTAATCAAACAAATCCCCACAGCTTCCGTTGATTTAATTCTCACTGATCCACCCTATAACCTAAGTCGATACTCAACAGGAAATATAAAGCTCAAATGGAGAAAAGATTTCAACAACGATATTGCCGAATGGGATAAAGTGGAATTTAGACCAGCTGATTGGGTAGAAGAATTTAAACGCATACTAAAACCAACAGGGAATATCTTCGCCTTCTGTAGCTACAACCTGATCGGACAATGGCACGAAGCCTTCAATCCCGTCTTTGATACATTTCAATTCATGGTATGGCACAAAACTAATCCACCACCTAAAGTTTACAAAGCTGGTTTTCTCAATAGTTGCGAGCTCATAGTTTGTATGTGGAACAAAGGTCATACTTGGAACTTCGGAAAACAAAAGGAAATGCACAACTTCATAGAATCACCCATATGTAATGGCACGGAAAGAGTAAAGAACCCATTTCATCCAACTCAAAAACCCGTAAAGGTGTTAGAACACATCATAAAAATTGCATCAAACAAAAATGACGTGGTCTTTGATCCCTTTATGGGGGTTGGTTCAACTGGTGTTGCCGCTTTAAACTTGGGAAGGAAATTCATCGGCATTGAAATTGACGAAAGATACTTCAAAGCCGCCGAAAAACGACTAAAAGAAACAAGCTCAATATTGAAGCAGACTTAATATAATCCTGAGTCAGTCAGCACAAAAGAGAGTGGAGTCATGGCAATTCGATTCATAAAACAAATTTCATAGAAAAGATAGGATTTTATATTGAATGAATTTACTGAATTTTTCAGTTATTCAATTTAATTGAGCAATTAAGTGAAATTTTGGTTTTATGCGAGAAACGACTGGAAGTAATATATCATGAATACAAAAAAACTACGAACATAAAAATAAGTTCCCTTCTTACAGATGAAATATACAGATGAAATATACAATCGTGAGATTGTTTTGCCAGATTTCCAAAGAAGTTTTGTTTGGAAAGCCGAGGATATGAAGAGAATTGCTTGTTTCCGTTTTGGGCGGTTATTTTACGAGCAACAGCTCTATTCTACTTAAAATTCCAGATAAAAATTATATTTTAACAACTGACGAAATGAAAAAAGGGATTAATTAAAAATAGAGAAATCGATGCTATAGTGTTCAATAGGAAAGAGAAGCCTATAACTGTTGAATTAAAATTACTTAGGATAGGGATCCTGAAATAGGTGATGAAGCTATCGCTCGAAGTGTAAACCTTTTCTTGATAGACAGATTAACAGACATGATGAAGAAAGAATTTAACGAAAAACGAAAATTGAAAAATTTAATACCATTATTCATAATCAAAGAGGCTTTTGTCTCTAAACTTCAAATGTTCGTTCATAGTCACATATCGAAAATTCATCCTTTTTTTGCGATTTCAAAGCAAAAAAGCGAAAGTTCAATTATCTTCATCAAATTTTCTTAGAACTTTCAATGACTTAAGCTCACTTTCTATCCTCATATCAAATTCGAATTTCTTTACTCGTTTTTTGTATATGATGTATTTCTCACAAATTTCTTAAATAAACTAACATTCGTGAAAC
Coding sequences within:
- a CDS encoding class I SAM-dependent methyltransferase, translating into MRCPHTDRELIQWEDSPQFLFEPKFKILYNTRWMPSSYNENYFFEEYQQQYGKTYLEDEPHIRKLSQQRLKLLKPHLTFHSSLLELGCAFGFFLDEAKPYFSTIKGVEISSFASNYAKQRFGFDIEQKDLLVFLEENDTTFDVIASFYVIEHFSQQRRLWELISKTLSEGGLWISAIPSINGPLFVFHRDFWKKNHPIDHFVDYHPLSIKRLLEFYGLRLISLKPASYHQERTKGVLKKMPFFLYKLYCDVFVFSDTMIFIAEKPKKNSHSKS
- a CDS encoding site-specific DNA-methyltransferase, encoding MKENYKLYLGDSYELIKQIPTASVDLILTDPPYNLSRYSTGNIKLKWRKDFNNDIAEWDKVEFRPADWVEEFKRILKPTGNIFAFCSYNLIGQWHEAFNPVFDTFQFMVWHKTNPPPKVYKAGFLNSCELIVCMWNKGHTWNFGKQKEMHNFIESPICNGTERVKNPFHPTQKPVKVLEHIIKIASNKNDVVFDPFMGVGSTGVAALNLGRKFIGIEIDERYFKAAEKRLKETSSILKQT
- a CDS encoding homoserine dehydrogenase: MESGKVIKIGLLGAGTVGSSLIRIIEKEKERILRNHGFELKIHKVGDRSYEKKEFLRNYNCTKNLWEVVGDPEIQIIVELIGGISPAGELVIEALQRHKSVVTANKALLANQGRTIFEILHNLQQQNIPVSLGFEASVGAALPIIKNLRRIWSFGKITSLYGILNGTCNFILTKMEEGWDYEKALKLAQELGFAEADPSFDVSGKDAGQKLAIISSLGFSAWLEEKNVQIEGIENIHLVDHQIAEKLKMKIRLIALAKLLGEKLLLRVHPVLIPKGHLLTDVKNELNALIVNEEYSGSTFIVGKGAGGYPTASAVLADIISIASGSQTKWFHSFQNYELINDAEYRFYLRFQTVDRPGVLAAISRVLADFQISIASMHQEEGEEPVNVVILTHVSKESAIKRAVEIIDQKKDIILAKTTTLRLF
- a CDS encoding STAS domain-containing protein, producing the protein MQTQISLKELIIKTHEIEKGTSHIKIMKFEGKITNNNGFELNKKFSEFFIDNKYNIILDLSELQYINSTGIAIIFSMFFKCKENQGKLVVGGLHNFVKRVFSMMTLPEGFRLYNTLDEALQNF
- a CDS encoding GAF domain-containing protein, giving the protein MIIPPKPPNEEERLKELYRLDVLDSGDDKVLDEIAKLAKAILGAPIGLITLIDAERQVLKSRVGLKETVGEDIKQTPREIAFCAHAILSPDDVMIVTDATLDERFYDNPAVINSPNVRFYIGAPLVTSRGYPLGTLCTIDQKPREVTPEQVEALRILAKQVVAQMELKATVRKLGKIFDIISKFVPRAALEHAYSVINEENTNYYLNENKYYLMMIDISGFTSFCEREAPHVVVLTINKLFSAITDIIYKYKGDIDKFIGDAILAFFKTPEELIKAALEIQGAINDPYINLKNLKVKTGLHTGNILHTSVGGTQRQEYTLIGDPVNTTQRIQSFCPPGSIALSQDFYNEIQNNGLYSLLANRQMKRYRIKVKGKEQPLTLYIIE